GACGATTCAATTGAACACATTGAACCTGGCTGTCCTGCTTtctgctctgtgtctgtctccctgctgcTAGATATGGAGGTCCCCGTctgccacagcgcgcggaccgagacaaacataaacacagggGGGCCCACCAGACCCCAGACACTGGCCCACAGTGACGCACACCTCCACTCCGTGCACACGCAGCAGAAGGTTCCTCACTCCTctgcgcacgcacatacacaacgcacacactcgcacacgcgcTCCAGAGTAAACAGTCGGAGCGGCAGTCAAAACAGCAACTCGGTAAGATGGGCTCTGGCTTTTCATCGTGCTACCTAATCGCTTTCTTCCCTAAATGACTGGTTTTTGTTGGTTTTCTAAATCGCTAAACACCTCGTTAGGTATCATTTTAACCAGCGGGTTTGATCCTACATTATCCCATCCATTCTGTCTCTAGCTGGGGAAACCTTTGACCAAGCCGCTAGCTTAGTGTGGCTTCTTGCATTGAGGTTGTCTTTGAAAACGTTGCCGATGTGTTTCCCATTGTGCCGTCCGTACGCCCCCGGCTTGGCTTCGTCAGGGGTTTGAATATGACTCCCACCGCGCCCTTCGTGCCAATCCCAACGCCAACGCTCTGCCGCCATAATGTCCTCTGTCAGCCCCACCgactctgtttctgtctctccgtctttgGGTGacgacacccccccccacacccccccccaaccccccccaaccGATGGCGGCGTTCTTCTGGCTGTATTCTGCCTGGCCGGTTGTTGTACTGTTTGCTGATGTTGACGACGACCACGATGGTGACGGCGTACAGCGGAGTGGCGGGACGAAGAGGAAGAGTTGTGGCGGTGACGGAGAGGGCCACCTGGTCTATGATGCCGGCCTCCTCCTCAATGAACGATGTACACAAACCCCACCTCAATCTGTTGTGTCTTTTCCTGCTCACTTTGGCCCTGTCTTACAGTCATCCCTTTGGGCTTTGAGGTTTTAATAGAAAAATGCTAAATGTGTACACAGAGCAGCAACTACACGTGTAGTTTCATACTGATTATGGGTGGGCATTCAATCAAATTGTTAGAATGGCTCAAATACGCTGTGTGTTGCAGAGTAGTCATTGGCTTTACATATCGATCATGGTACTCGCTACCCGAGTGGAAGCATAGTTATTTGTGGGGAAAAAAAATTCTTCACACATGGCTCTTTTTTATTATGAATTTGTAACAGAATACAATACTTAATTTGTATGGAGCTGGTTAAAACGACATGATTCATTATGTATTTCTCTTAAACCGTGTTTTTGAATGATGCTAAGGCAGCTCAAAGATTGCCCTTCTGCTATCAACACCTCCAGTTAGGGCTGATTCTGTCTGCCCTTACAAGAGTCAATGTCATGAGGAGTTCCACCTTGGATCCTGCCGACCATAAGCTAAAATGTTAGTTTAGGCCTGTTTTAGCTGACCAGAGCTTAAGTCTGTTGGTATCTAGCTGTCCAATTatctgaacctctctctctctctctctctctctctctctctctctctctctctctctctccctctccctctccctctctatctctatctctatctctatctctctctctctctctctctctctctctctctctctctctctctctctctctctctctctctctctctctctctctctctctctctctctctctctctctctctctctctctctctctctctctctctctatctctctctcacaacccAGATGAAGTGGTCTCTACTCTGGGAGAGGGAGCCTTTGGAAAGGTGGTGGAGTGCTTGGACAGGAACAAGTAAGTCTAAAGGACTGCCACCTAAAACCCACCCTCTGTCAATCACTCACTGTGCGTTTGTACTgacgtgtgtgtccgtgtgtgagcAACAGGAGTGAACGAGTGGCTCTGAAGATCGTGAAGAACATTGAGCGTTACCGAGAAGCGGCCCAGTCTGAGATCGCAGTTCTGGGGGAGATCAACAGCCTGGATGACGACCACACATTGTGAGTTTCCCACGATTCAGGACACAGTAATTAATGTAGTGGGACTCTACTCCATGGATCAAAATATgcaaatacatttatataatatCTTATAATATTTCAAGGGAAGCAAGCCTATGTGAACACTTATGTAATTCCAGGTCGCTGAATACATCCTGACtgagctctctttctctctctctctctctctctctctctctctcagtgcgtgtgtgagaatgCTGGACTGGTTCGACCATCACGGGCACATCTGCATTGTGTTTGAGTTGCTGGGCCTCAGCACCTTCGACTACCTGAGGGAGAACGACTTCCTGCCCTTTACAGTGGAGCACATCAGACACATGGCCTTCCAGATCTTCAGAGCAGTCTGCTGTGAGTCCGGCCACCTTCACCCCAATAACGTCCCCCTCGTCGTACCCTCTTCCGCTCTCTACGACCATGGGACGTGTGGCTGGATGTCCTGCAAGTCGAGCAAATGAGAAACCTCTTACACGATTATCATTGGCGGTCAGCATTGTCGTTCCCAGAAATGTGCTGCTGCTCCAGCACAGCACGAGGAATCAGGTttattaaagggaaacttcacccatttccattaagctctgtatcgttagaaacccactcgtatttttgaatggtcgtgcatcattcttttattttctggagagactggagagatccgtatcgatctccaacacttcctgtttaagatgacgcaatatgacgatttttgcgtagaagtaaataggaagggtaagaggggaggattctcgtaagactacaagcactactcccaccccccccctagggggtgggacccactgacgctacagacctattagagcagtgccagtgggtgggacttcaccaccagaaactaacatccacagcgtctgaagctaagctaacagaggctgttgataaaactgaagtacaatgtcGGAAGGTATTGAATCTGACATAGATGATGGGGATTTTGAAGATCTGATGCTCGAATCAGATGTTCATGGCTACCTCTACGAGCCGCAATATAGCGACGAGCAGCTGAAGCTGATAGAGGAACAGgaggcggctgcggctgctacggccgataggcggagatctagatcagcgggaatggccagcgaagctgtgcatcgtggtgcatggtgggagttgttgtcttcaatccacaagcgccaaaaagtcactttctgccttttcttagTCAAGGCGGCACCACattagatttttattttattattcgactacatatagccccaatttcaatacatgttcatgcctccaccagggaaatgcTTCTTTAAAGAGAGTaaagcagtgtttcccccagcactgcaTGGTTAAGgcagccgccttaacaacaatagggccccgccttgactaccaatgtgcaataaaaaataaatatataggtatatatattttatttttttatcaatattttttaattattatgcattaacaaagtacagAACTGTTGTAGGGAaggaaaacatacttccatcaggtacaaaaaataaatataaataattcattGGTGATACTGTTCAAAGCAATAGTCGTgcgaactgaaaccctcactgaagactctctcccccccccccccctccccactgtaAAGTAAAGTTGAGTGGTCTCGCTTGTAATTTTTTgaggttttgtttatttttagtcGTTTTGTTGGATTATGTGATGTGCAACTCTGGTAGGAGTGTTTTCACCCTAAAGTTAGCGTTTCTAGTATCTTCGTATATACACTAGTTAATTCTTAAGGCCTTGCAGCTATAGGTGTCTCGCTGGCccacttttttgttttattgttatgtGAACACAAAGTCTGATACTGTGGCCACGTCCATTCTGACTTCATTATTGTGTAAATTCCTTTAGTGGCCTTGCATTCTTCCAGCCATGTCCACTTCCCCCCATAGAGTTTTTCAAATTAACATGGATTCTTCCACCTTAACGGTCTCCACGACAGCCTTTTGTTTTGTTAATATCAGACCTAAAATCCTTTGTTTTGGCCTTCCTTGGGAATGTTTCCCAATAAGAATAATGTATACCCATCGTCTCTTCCATGGTACTTGCCTGCCTGACTGTCTTCCCGTGATCACGCTCCATTACATTGAGTGTCTGATGTAAGGGTTTTCATCCAGGGAGAATGATGCTAGGTTGTACCCACtcctgagagagaaagggacagacCGTTTACTCTGGCATAAAACTGCTACATTTAAAGTACATCACAGGCACAAAACAAATTGATTGAAAAGTCTCtaacctagtgtgtgtgtgtgtgtgtgtgtgtgtgtgtgtgtgtgtgtgtgtgtgtgtagtccttCATCGGAACaaggtgacacacacagacctgaagCCGGAGAACATTCTCTTTGTGCGCTCCGACTACGACATGGAGTACAACGACCGGCTGGTAAGACCCCCGCATTGCAGTGCAAATATAACCTGGGGGGaggcggtgtggggggggaggccgTGGTGTCTCACGGTGGGTCCTGTGTGACTCTGTGGGGGGACAGAAGCGGGACCAGAGGACCCTGAAGAGCCTGGACGTGAAGGTGGTCGACTTTGGCAACGCAACCTTCGACCGCGACCACCACCCTTCCCTGGTGTCAACGCGCCACTACCGGGCCCCTGAAGTCATCCTAGgtactcactcagtcactcagtcactcactcactcagtcagtcactcagtcacccactcactcactcactcacatgtgtgtgggtgtttctcaGACCTTGGCTGGAACCAGGCTTGTGACGTCTGGAGCCTGGGCTGTATCCTCATGGAGTACTACCTGGGGCTGACAGTGtttcaggtacacacacaacacgcccTCCCACGTCGTACTCCCCCGCCCGCGTTATGTTCCAACCACACACCTCACGCTCACATCCCTCGTCTCGCAGACCCACGACAGCAAAGAGCACCTGGCCATGATGGAGAGAGTCCTGGGCCCCATCCCTCCCAGTCTCCTCAGCaagaccaggtacacacacacacacacacacacacacacacacacacacacacacacacacacacacacacacacacacacacacacacacacacacacacacacacacacacacacacacacacacacacagacagacacacagagagagagagtatggtaTTGAAGCAACGCACccgtatatatttaaatgtgtgtgtgcatgcaggaaGCGGCACTTTGTGGAGCGAGAGCGTCTGGACTGGGATGAACACAGTAGCTCGGGCCGCTACGTCAGGAAGCACTGTAAACCACTGAAGGTACTGCCACAGCACCCTGCACCATGCTTCGGACGAGGCCCGGCTGTCCCCCGCTCtaaccctctgtgtgtgtgtgtgtgtgtgtggcgtcttACAGCAGTACATGCAGAGTAGGAGTGCCGAGCACCAGCAGCTGTTTGAGTTGATCGGCAGCATGCTCGAGTACGACGTCTCCAGACGCATCACCATGGAGGAGGCCCTCTGGCACCCCTTCTTCACCCCCCTCAGGATGGTGCGCTGCCCATGATGCAAACACCTGCATAtattacatacatacactcacatgcacacaaacatgtacaggTAAATACCCACCCACATGGTGAACCAATATACTTTTGTTTTCAGTTtggcttaatttttttatatttttggtttttgtttgaGTATACACTCCTTCTAGAGTTCGTTGAGTGTGCACTCCTTCTAGAGTTTTTAAGATGACCTATTCTCTTTATTGGAGAAAGCAGTGATTTTCAAAGCGAGTATTTTTATTGTGAGTGGGTCACACATACCTGACATATGCACACAGCTACACAAAGCTATAATAACATGGCAAAGCTAAACagcgtttcagtgtgtgtgctccagGAGTGCTGATGTTTTGACTGTATCAGCCCTCAGTGTCATACCAGAGTCTTTATGAGACTTATCTCAGGGTGTACAGCGACACTGAGTGGCTGaggtttaggcccaatcccatttctaccacttaccccttccccttaccccttcagaacaagggggaggggtaaggggaaagagtaaggggtagaaatgggattgggccttaaataCACCTCGTCTGGCCACGGGCTCAACCGGCGTCGTCAATAGACCAGTTGAATGCTGTACTGTTTACATGACCGACTTTCCTCAGTAGACAACAGCTCCTAAACCAGTATGCTCACCAGCAAAAAGCACAGGGGATTTTGCTCAAAATGCTAATCCTTGAGTTTGCAGGGTCAAACCGAAGTATGGTCCTTTTTTCTTCAATATTGGTAGACAATCCATTTTTTTACGTGTTTCTGTGCATTTCTACACAGCAATATTTTCTAGCGTTATGTTTTTATTAACTATTATGAGTTACTACTGACGAGGGCAGGGTTAGCCAACATCAGTGTTCAGGGTGAATTTTAAGATGTCAGGGTTTGAGGTCTGTTAATTTATATTGATTGTTTCTTTGGTCTTCCTCTCCTAACATGGTTGGGAGAATTGCTGCAGTCCTTTAAAGGAAACTCTGTTTGTGTATAACTCAGGTCTGCCTATTAAGGCAACTTATTTATATACCTTATTAAAAAAGATGGATCTTTGGGGCTGAGTTCTGAAGTTtgagtttgaaaataaaaatatttattatgttgaaatgtttgttttgtattatttttacaGGTAAACTCGGTTTTTCTTCATTGGCTTCTGATACAGGGGAGATTTTAAGCACTGGACACAAGGTGAACGTTGGGGTTGGAAACCTATGGTTGAACTCAATTATCAGCTCGATAGTGATGATTATAGGGCGCCACATTTTAGAAGCAGAGTATAGTAGCCCATGTCCATTTCAAGATTTTAGATGTTACCTGGTCCCTTACCTGGTAAAGAGATACGCCAGTCTAGATGGGGACGGTAGGCACTATGCAGCGCTTCGCAGCCGATCTGACGTCATTGCTGTTTCAGACTTCTAAAAACCTCTGGGAGCCCAGCACACCATGCCAAGGACAGATTTTAGATACCGCtattggtaacactttacaataagggtttATTATGGGACATTCATTAAAATAAGTAAATGAATTAATAAGCATAGGGGTCAGGGTTTGTGGATTTACCCTAAAGCTATTGAATAATGTCGGCCTGTGAATGAATACCTTAGTTAGCATGAACTACATTAGTAAATAATTACAATACCATTAATGCTCAATACTGCATTAGTCAAATGTTCATTAAtgccttattgtaaagtgttaccaagcTAGTGAAAGAGAGCTCATGTTTTTAGCTGTATAATTCAAGATAACTGTCTATTCGATCTAAATCAATGATGATGCATCTTTCCTGGCCCCATAGATAAGTGTATACTCAAGCCCATTACCCATGAATCGTTAAATCTCCCAACAGAATTAATGAATTAGCGACATTTGGACTCACACTTTGGGCTGACTTTTTGTTTGTAATGTTTGAGGGTATAAGATTAATAAACCTAGGGGTTGTCAAGTTGCTTATAGGATGATCGTTTCTAATCATTGATTAGAAACAATCCCAAAAATACAAGCCAAGTATctgtcaaaacattttacttAATAATACAAAAATTCATACACAAAGTTAGGCCTAGTACAAACCGTTTGCAAATTCAACGTTTATAAATTGAGATAATGAAAATGAGATCTCACATGTttaagtcccccccccctcacctgtttaaatcaccgccccctccctctcaccaaTTAAAGttcccgcacccccccccccccctccctttcaccTGTTTCagtccccgccccctcccctcccacacatTAAATTAAccttgtgcaggtgtgtgtcttCACCACAGACGCCAAGTTTACCATCTAGAGGTTCTTAGACCTGTTTTATTTTTCCAATATCTGGTACacgaaggaaaaaaagaaagttgtcgATATTTTAGAGTTAATATTCTTGCAATATTGAGTAGATAAGGGGCTGAATGTGTTGAAACCATACAACAggcctgtgtgttttttaaGGTTCCAGGAGCAAATTTGTTTGCTTGAGTGGTCCCGCTTACCATGTGTTTAGGTTTTTCTTATTAAGCAAAATAGTTTTTTGGATTATGTGAAGTGCAACCCTTGTAGGATTTTAAGCTGCAACAGTGTTTTAACCTTAACTAAGATAGCTTGGATGTGTCTAGTGTTGTGATCGTGCATTTGCTGGAACAAGTGTTTGTTAGGAAAGTGTgtgcctattttttttttttctgttgagtATCTTCTCTGCAATTGTTGAGGCCATGAAAGAAGAGATAGCCGCCGCTGTGTTTTTCATTGCCCGGCTGGTAAAGAGATACAGCGGTCTAGATGGGGACGGTAGGATGCGCTTCGCAGCCGCTCTGACGTCATTACTGTTTGAGACTTATAAAAACCACTGGGAGCCCAGCACACCATGCAAAGGACAGGCGTACAGGTGTGTAGTCCTACCTGCTGAGTATGCACTCCTTAAGGAATGACATTGTAGTAAAACTGCAAAAAAAATCGATTCACAGgcaatgcattggtttaattttTG
The Gadus morhua chromosome 7, gadMor3.0, whole genome shotgun sequence DNA segment above includes these coding regions:
- the LOC115547459 gene encoding dual specificity protein kinase CLK4 isoform X2 — translated: MRRSKRQHSPAEEWVEDGYGSQRKEEAQTTKRPRRSSPVEEAELKDTCPRKNHHGKTYERCRQNTNRPHQALQSKAREPRRGVGASDRTRAMGTLIRTSNGKDMEVPVCHSARTETNINTGGPTRPQTLAHSDAHLHSVHTQQKRSGGTKRKSCGGDGEGHLVYDAGLLLNERYEVVSTLGEGAFGKVVECLDRNKSERVALKIVKNIERYREAAQSEIAVLGEINSLDDDHTFACVRMLDWFDHHGHICIVFELLGLSTFDYLRENDFLPFTVEHIRHMAFQIFRAVCFLHRNKVTHTDLKPENILFVRSDYDMEYNDRLKRDQRTLKSLDVKVVDFGNATFDRDHHPSLVSTRHYRAPEVILDLGWNQACDVWSLGCILMEYYLGLTVFQTHDSKEHLAMMERVLGPIPPSLLSKTRKRHFVERERLDWDEHSSSGRYVRKHCKPLKQYMQSRSAEHQQLFELIGSMLEYDVSRRITMEEALWHPFFTPLRMVRCP
- the LOC115547459 gene encoding dual specificity protein kinase CLK1 isoform X1, with protein sequence MRRSKRQHSPAEEWVEDGYGSQRKEEAQTTKRPRRSSPVEEAELKDTCPRKNHHGKTYERCRQNTNRPHQALQSKAREPRRGVGASDRTRAMGTLIRTSNGKDMEVPVCHSARTETNINTGGPTRPQTLAHSDAHLHSVHTQQKVPHSSAHAHTQRTHSHTRSRVNSRSGSQNSNSRSGGTKRKSCGGDGEGHLVYDAGLLLNERYEVVSTLGEGAFGKVVECLDRNKSERVALKIVKNIERYREAAQSEIAVLGEINSLDDDHTFACVRMLDWFDHHGHICIVFELLGLSTFDYLRENDFLPFTVEHIRHMAFQIFRAVCFLHRNKVTHTDLKPENILFVRSDYDMEYNDRLKRDQRTLKSLDVKVVDFGNATFDRDHHPSLVSTRHYRAPEVILDLGWNQACDVWSLGCILMEYYLGLTVFQTHDSKEHLAMMERVLGPIPPSLLSKTRKRHFVERERLDWDEHSSSGRYVRKHCKPLKQYMQSRSAEHQQLFELIGSMLEYDVSRRITMEEALWHPFFTPLRMVRCP
- the LOC115547459 gene encoding dual specificity protein kinase CLK4 isoform X3 is translated as MGTLIRTSNGKDMEVPVCHSARTETNINTGGPTRPQTLAHSDAHLHSVHTQQKVPHSSAHAHTQRTHSHTRSRVNSRSGSQNSNSRSGGTKRKSCGGDGEGHLVYDAGLLLNERYEVVSTLGEGAFGKVVECLDRNKSERVALKIVKNIERYREAAQSEIAVLGEINSLDDDHTFACVRMLDWFDHHGHICIVFELLGLSTFDYLRENDFLPFTVEHIRHMAFQIFRAVCFLHRNKVTHTDLKPENILFVRSDYDMEYNDRLKRDQRTLKSLDVKVVDFGNATFDRDHHPSLVSTRHYRAPEVILDLGWNQACDVWSLGCILMEYYLGLTVFQTHDSKEHLAMMERVLGPIPPSLLSKTRKRHFVERERLDWDEHSSSGRYVRKHCKPLKQYMQSRSAEHQQLFELIGSMLEYDVSRRITMEEALWHPFFTPLRMVRCP
- the LOC115547459 gene encoding dual specificity protein kinase CLK4 isoform X4 — protein: MRRSKRQHSPAEEWVEDGYGSQRKEEAQTTKRPRRSSPVEEAELKDTCPRKNHHGKTYERCRQNTNRPHQALQSKAREPRRGVGASDRTRAMGTLIRTSNGKDEVVSTLGEGAFGKVVECLDRNKSERVALKIVKNIERYREAAQSEIAVLGEINSLDDDHTFACVRMLDWFDHHGHICIVFELLGLSTFDYLRENDFLPFTVEHIRHMAFQIFRAVCFLHRNKVTHTDLKPENILFVRSDYDMEYNDRLKRDQRTLKSLDVKVVDFGNATFDRDHHPSLVSTRHYRAPEVILDLGWNQACDVWSLGCILMEYYLGLTVFQTHDSKEHLAMMERVLGPIPPSLLSKTRKRHFVERERLDWDEHSSSGRYVRKHCKPLKQYMQSRSAEHQQLFELIGSMLEYDVSRRITMEEALWHPFFTPLRMVRCP
- the LOC115547459 gene encoding dual specificity protein kinase CLK4 isoform X5, whose protein sequence is MLDWFDHHGHICIVFELLGLSTFDYLRENDFLPFTVEHIRHMAFQIFRAVCFLHRNKVTHTDLKPENILFVRSDYDMEYNDRLKRDQRTLKSLDVKVVDFGNATFDRDHHPSLVSTRHYRAPEVILDLGWNQACDVWSLGCILMEYYLGLTVFQTHDSKEHLAMMERVLGPIPPSLLSKTRKRHFVERERLDWDEHSSSGRYVRKHCKPLKQYMQSRSAEHQQLFELIGSMLEYDVSRRITMEEALWHPFFTPLRMVRCP